The Nicotiana tomentosiformis chromosome 2, ASM39032v3, whole genome shotgun sequence genome includes the window tttgcacacaagtcataattgacattacggacctactcccacttccagaatcagaatctgaccccgatatcaaaaagtccggtcaaacttcccaaaaaatatCCAAATTTCTAAATTTCGCCAATAGACACCGAaataacctacagacctccaaatcaacatccggatacgctcctaagaccaaaatcatcatacgaacctgttggaaccttcaaatcccgattctgaggatGTTTGCTTacaaatcaaaccttagtcaattttttcaacttaaagctttcgaaattagaatttctttccaaatcaatcccgaacgtcccgaaattcaattccgaccacagtacaagtcataatacctgaaaagAAACCACTCAAGGCCTCAAAacgctgaacgacgcgctagagctcaaaatgactggtcgggtcgttacaaaacatCATCGATctgagaatttttttttttatctttcaaTTGATTTTTCAAATTCGTTAAATGCATATATCGCCACATCATAAGATTTGAAAGACTCGAAGATGCTACACTTAACCCCGATAACCATAGGAGAACATTCACTCCATGAATAGTATATTCTTAGCCTTTTACCAGAAAATACAACATACATTTTTGAAGCACTATTCTTTTTCGACTGAACCATCGTAGATTCCCTAATCTATTCAATTACACTTACAAGAACGTAGAAGAATAAGATATGGAAAAAAAATGTAATCTTCTGTGCGGCCGTCAATATTCTTATTTATAAGTATCTCTGGGTTTATTTAAATATTAGGGTTTTGAAAAGGGATAAAATATATGAAATACACATAAACAGACGTATGTATATGGATGAAAGTATGCGCGTATATTGCAAAAAAGATGAAAAATATCCGTTGTTAAATGTTTATGGAAAAGGGGGGTGTGCATGTTTTGATATTATCCATGTATTGAGAAAACGAAGTATTGAATGGATGAGAGAGATTTTATATCTCATTTAAATAAAGAAGAACCCTAGACGGGAAGGGTAGTTTTGACAAAGAATTCGCAGAGAAACCTTAGTTTTCGTGTGAGTTTACCTTACTAACCCCATTTGGGCCATTGTGGCCAAAATGGTGCGGCACAAAAACCTTTTCGTAAATTTACCTATATACTTTACAAAATTAGTCAACTGTGTTCCTCttatcttatttttttttaattgcaGTGAACAGAAGAGCTTCTATTGCCTCTTCTCTCTCTTTCCCTCTATCTTTTATTGTATTGTGAATTACCATCGCGTCAGAAGAATCAAACCTAACGAGcataagtttttttaaaaaattaaatagggAAGTGAAATGGTGAAAGCAAATAATAGTTCCAAATAAGATGATTATATTCTTGTATTCCACTACTGAAAACTTTAAACACAagcttgcaaaaaaaaaaaaaaaaaaaaattgaaaaccaaTCATCAGAAGATTGAGCACTTAATTCGATACTTAATAAAATTGGAAAGACCCCAATTTCAAAAACTAAATCCATTTTCTCCGTCCAATGAGAGTTGTCCTCCTCCTTCTGTCACTAACAAATCCCTATTCACTATATTTTTcgtattttttctttatttctatAGTAGATGTATTTAAAATTGAGTCATAATATGGAATTTTAGCATACTTTATCCAAAAGTTTTGTTAAGAGAAATAAAAAATTACACATTACATATTATATGCATCAAGTTTCATATTCACAATACCTTTTGGATTAAGTAGTACTAGCTATAATAATTAAATCAAAAAGGTCATAGTTATAAATGTCTTAAATCAACTATACTTAAGAGCCAAAACTCTTTGTtgagaaaatgacaaaaatagtTTCTTATTTTTGGGGTGGGTCTAAAATAGTCCCTTAAGTATACTTTTGGCATTCTTAATCTTCTAAGTTTGTCAAAAGCAAGCACTTTTAGTTTTCTTCAAATAGTTAAAAAATTATAGTTGTTAAATTTTACAGTATTTGTGAGAGAAAAAACTAACTGGTCCAATCTTTGtagtttttataaaaatttgGTATATTTTTTATGCTTGATATAATTTTTCTAAGATGTAGTGTTTGCTGAGTTATTTTTTTATCTATTCCTAGTGCTAAATACAATTATTGTTGATGCAGTTGACAAGGTTTTAATGATATTTTACTGAAGTTGACGATTAAACAATTTTTTCCACACAATTTGCCATAAATTTAAGAGCTAGAGTTTATTAAATACTTAAGGAGATTAAAAGTGCTCTATTTTGACAAACTTAACAGACCAAATTGCTCATAAGTATACTTGAGGGACTATTTCAAACTAATCCCAAAACACAAGGGACAAATTTTATCATTTTCTCACTCTATGTTCTAATTCCGCCCCGCCTGTTGATCTACATGTATTCGGACCCGATACCGCAAGTGAGACCGTTCTGGCCGGGAAAATCCAATCTTTTTTCCGCAAGCATCCCAAGGACCAAACTAGAAAGAGGAAAACGAGAGAAAGGTGCAGCCGTTGATGCGTAGTTGAGTTGAGATGGTGGCAATTATCTTGACAGAAGCTCTATTTGGAGCTTCTTCTTCTTGTACTGATTTCAATGGAGTTTTTGGTTCAAATTACCTCCGTTGCCCTTGTTTTTCATCAAGATTTTCTCTTTCTGATACACCCTTTTCGGAAATTTCTCTAGGTAACAAAAGGGTGAAGAAGCAGAAGAGAATTCTGGGTGTTGGCATACTTTCTTGTAGCTTAGGTAATGGGATAGTTGATAAAGAAGAGCTTGAATTCAAGCCTTCATTTGATGAGTATTTGAAAGCCATGGAGTCtttaaaggaaaagaaaaagagtgaTAGTGTTATTAGAAGAAAGAAAGGCGAAGAAGAAAAGGGTAAATTTGGGAAGTCTGTGgtgaagaaatgtgtagaaagtTCTGATGTTGTGGAGAAACGTGAAGGAGTTGGAGCTGTGGAAGAAAAGGGTAGTGGTGGGAAATTGGAATTTAGAAAGGTGGTGATTGAGAAAAGAGAGAGCATAAGTAAAGCAAAGCATGTTGATGAGATGGACAGAGCTGCTTTTAAGTCGATGGATGATGATGCTTATGATAAGCCAAGAGTTACTAAGGCAGACATGGAACAGAGAATCCAAAGGCTTGCAAAGTGGTGAGTTATTCCTTGTTTTGCACTGTAGAAAAATAAAGGGCTAATGCTTATCACTGAAAAAAAGAAGGAAGTATGAATGACTAATTCAGTTATTAAAGATACGCTAATATTGCTAAACAGTTGGTAGTTTATCAGAAAATTCCTATTTTTCTGACTTGTAGTAAAATATTTTACTCTTACAGTCTAAATGGTGCAGACATTGACATGCCTGAGTGGATGTTCTCTAAAATGATGCGAAGTGCTCAGATTAGATTCTCTGATCACTCTATCTTGAGGATTATCCAAATATTGGGTAGATTGGGAAATTGGAGACGGGTGCTGCAAGTCATTGAGTGGCTTTGTTCACGTGAACGCTTCAAGTCACACAAGTTAAGGTATCTTTTCTATGATCATTTCTCCCACTTCTCGATAGTGCAATGTCTTAGTGATTCCTGAAATATGTTTGTATATTCTTGAATTTGGGATTGAGgtatagttgattgatttagATGTGGCACTGATGCTTACTTTACAGTTAGCTATGTATTGTGATGTTCTCATAATCACTTTCATATATGTGAAAAAGTGAAATGCTGGTGCTTCCTATCTATAATTTGTCGGTGTGTTTGTTTTTGCTGTGGTTTGCAGATATAGAAAATAAATCAAACATATACCACAACAAAAACAAACGCTGACTAATTATAGATGGGAAGCACCGGTGTTTCACTTTTTCCCATGGATTTGCTACTTCCTTTAAATGTATCTTTGAAAGCACTGTACATAAAACTCTCAAAACTTATCCTGGGAACCTACCATGGACTAGATCTATTAAATTCCTCTTTGAACCTTCTGAAATTGATCGAAGTTATGATTTATATTTTTGGTGGCACATCCTTCCTATCCATCTTCTGGTAGGTCTAGGGTCAAAGTCCTTAATGGGAAATTGATGGTGATGGACCCTTTGATTAAATTCTATTGCAAGATATATTTACACGGCTGCACTGGATGCATTGGGGAAGGCGAGGAGGCCAGTGGAAGCACTAAACTTGTTTCGTGCAATGCAGGTAAGACATGTAAACTTTGTTTTCATCACTTCGTCTCTCCTTTAATCAGTAGTCCTGTGTCCTATTGAGAGCAAAAGGTTGTGTGATATGTAACTAATACATCCAACCTCAACTTTTCCCCCCCAGGAACACATATCATCGTATCCAGACCTTGTGGCTTACCATTGTATTGCTGTCACTCTTGGACAAGCAGGACATATGAAGGAACTTTTTGACGTCATCGATACCATGCAATCACCAcccaaaaagaaattcaagaCTAATATTATTGAGAAGTTTGATCCACGACTTGAGCCGGATGTTGTCATCTATAACGCTGTAAGTAATAAAAGGGTGGGCCAAATATGGGGGACTATTCTTGGTTAAATGCACTTGTGGCTCAGAGCCATGTTGTTTCACCATCATGCTGGGAACGTCTGCTGCTCAGTAAAGACTGAGAATTTAGTGTCTTCCCAATTAAGAAAAAGATATTTGAGACAGACACAAGAAAAACCAAGCAGAATTAGAAACCAAATGAGAAAAAAGAAGCTCAGTATGGCATTGGAATTTGTTGTTTTATCTGGGAAATATTACTGATGATCGATATCTAAATGGCTAATGCATCAGTCATTTTCCCCTTTTATTCAGTAAAttatgcatatttactttttctaTATAAGCCAGGCGTCAAAATTTGAAGCAATCATTTTAACCCAGTGCTATTGTGCGCTGTATGCTGAACTTGTTTTGGTAAAATATATCTCCTTGACGAAGTTCGTTTCTGAGTTATAAACTCCTCAGGTAAATAAATACATATTATAAGGACTTGGCTGCTGAATTCAATTATTAACTGAAAGGAGAGGGAACAATCATGAAGTTACACCCCAAAGCTATGCTGAGCCCTTCCTAATGATCTGTATAGTTTTGgttgaattacttgtgtaaattttgTTCGATGCATAAACATGCTGCAATTAAATTCCGCTGAAAGTCAGTATATTTCAATTTTGTTCAATTAAAGCCCTTCCTAGTCAGCAGATTTCAATTTGGTTAAGATGCCACCTTTGTGAGAAGTTTTTTTCTCTTTGCTTGTAGGTGCTAAATGCCTGTGGTCGCCGTAAAAGCTGGGAGGGTGCCTTTTGGGTGCTACAACAGTTAAAGCTCCGGGACCAGCAGCCTTCAGTAACAACATATGGATTAGTCATGGAGGTAAttatccttttcttttcttttccccttTTCCATAGGTGTTTAGTGTGGGAGTGACATAGTTGAGAAGCCTATTCAGCCTTCGCTCTTTTCCTATTTTCTCTCTTCACAAGGAGTCACTTCCACCTAATTAGCTTTCAATCAGCTTTGTTCCTATGGGAGGAGGTTTCCTGACATTTATTGGGAAATACTCACACGAATCCTCATGTTTTGTGTAACCATTGATATCTAGCATTAATTGTGGTGTGTGCTGGCATTGAGATGGGAAACTACACTTctacatttttcttcttttaatgtGATTCCTGACCTCATCAAGgactaaagaaaaaagaaagtacAAGATGACAAGATGTGTTTGGAGTAGCGGAGAGCTTCGAGGTGATATATATCCATAAAATCAGAAGATTCATTATCTATTTTTTCCCTTTGCCCTGGGTTCTCTCTTAACTCAAGGAACCAGAGTCATGTTACACCTATGTGCCATAATGATATTAATAGCCAAGTCCCTTAAGCTCCAAAAGGCGATCCTTCAGCTCGAAGGTTCTTGGATATCCATTTTTTAAGGAAATTAGAGGATCAAGCTTTTGTGAAGTATGTTCAAAGGCCTTTACACATGAAATTTCCAACTACAACTTGACTTTTGGAAAAGATTACAACGAATCAATTTAATATTGACTGTATTTAGAAAAACTGTGGTCAACAATGTATCCGACTTCTTCTGATGATGATTTTTTCATGATATACACCTTTTGTGCTTTAACTTTTTGTCAATATTATGATTGGAAATTAGAAAAGAGAGAATAACCTGTAGCATATTGCATATCCCAACAGAggagaaaaaaagagaggagaGAACCCTATAGCATAGCCATCTGTTAAGTAGTTAGTCATGTATAGTGTCCCACATCGGGAAGTAGATACCTATTATTATTTAATCACGGTATATAAGTAGGGTTGTACAacactttaattaattaataagatTTTTCTCTCGTgcattctcacatggtatcagagcttcggTAAGAAAAGATCGATGTGCATCATTCCAGCGACATCCGGGAAGAAAGAACTCAGTCGCCGTGCAATTTTTCAATGACCGAAGTGACTGTTTGCGTCAAAGTCACTATTTATCAGTGTTGTGAACAAACCAACGCCACCACAAGGTTCGTCGTAGTCCCGCGACCAAACCCCAGAAAATCCCACCGTAAAACTCATAGCCACGCGCCCTCACGCGCCGGGCAGAGTCCAAATTTTCCGGCGAGATATGTGCACGCGTCGGGCGCGTGAGACCCTTACAGCCATTTTCCGACGAACTTCCTTCAGGAAAGCTTATTCGCACAGCAATTCCGAGTCGACCAGTGCTATCCCCGACAACTTTGGACttttccggcgagctacagtgtttccCGGCGTGAACAATGTTTCCGGTGTAAAATAGTGTTCTGTTTTTCTGCtgtgaacagtgttttcgcagctatttcttcagttttcccGCCGGAGTTACTGATTTCCACTATTTTAAGTTAACCCTACTACTTTTAGTCAagattttgagaaataaattgtAGCGAAATG containing:
- the LOC104102145 gene encoding pentatricopeptide repeat-containing protein At1g30610, chloroplastic translates to MVAIILTEALFGASSSCTDFNGVFGSNYLRCPCFSSRFSLSDTPFSEISLGNKRVKKQKRILGVGILSCSLGNGIVDKEELEFKPSFDEYLKAMESLKEKKKSDSVIRRKKGEEEKGKFGKSVVKKCVESSDVVEKREGVGAVEEKGSGGKLEFRKVVIEKRESISKAKHVDEMDRAAFKSMDDDAYDKPRVTKADMEQRIQRLAKCLNGADIDMPEWMFSKMMRSAQIRFSDHSILRIIQILGRLGNWRRVLQVIEWLCSRERFKSHKLRYIYTAALDALGKARRPVEALNLFRAMQEHISSYPDLVAYHCIAVTLGQAGHMKELFDVIDTMQSPPKKKFKTNIIEKFDPRLEPDVVIYNAVLNACGRRKSWEGAFWVLQQLKLRDQQPSVTTYGLVMEVMFECGKYNLVHDFFKKMQKSCIPNALTYKVLVSTLWKEGKTDEAILAVEDMERRGIVGTASLYYDLARCLCSAGRCEEALMQMEKICKVASKPLVVTYTGLLQACLDSGDVQSGVYIFNQMNQFCSPNLVTYNIMLKAYLDNGMFEEARQLFFKLLDNGNHISSKLDSKDKVLPDVYTFNLMLDAYAAEKKWDDLGFTYSRMLKYGYHFNPKRHIQIVLDSCSAGKVELLEATWKDLAQADRVPPVPLVKEMFRVQLGRGNFSTALACLADYPSSESQAFSARFWMKFFLENSDRLSDGTLFRLLQEVSPVVATKDSRILNNLMASCKEFLRTRSAKLDRVHSETALVC